Proteins from a genomic interval of Mycobacterium conspicuum:
- a CDS encoding NAD(P)H-dependent amine dehydrogenase family protein, protein MKRLKVIQVATGAVGTHSLRAILGRKDLELVGLLVFSPDKVGKDAGELVGGSAVGIRATDNFDDILATDADAVSFNALGDTLDPAAAFDQICRLLESGKNVCSTALSALVYPPIMDRHAMDQRLGSACRKGGVSFHGTGINPGFMMDVWPIVLGRLVRHIDTIYMTEMVDMSRYTSKQILTVIGYGKRPEEMSFELPFEHARESAYFGSIAMLAQAAGLEIDDATLSWEGFACNEAITTPALQVEPGHVGAVRVRLRAFHQSRMRIESQMLWTIGEDAAPADWPYGDGSWSIKIEGDPCLETRIDTRTSFDAKQPDVLMTGAHAINAIPAVVAGPVGVLTHLDLPLFTGAFSA, encoded by the coding sequence ATGAAGCGGCTCAAAGTGATCCAGGTCGCCACCGGGGCAGTCGGCACCCACAGCCTGCGAGCGATTCTAGGCCGCAAAGACCTCGAACTCGTTGGCCTGTTGGTCTTTAGCCCCGACAAGGTCGGCAAGGATGCTGGTGAGCTCGTGGGCGGATCCGCCGTCGGTATTCGAGCCACCGACAACTTCGATGACATCCTCGCGACCGACGCCGATGCGGTATCGTTCAACGCCCTCGGTGACACCTTGGACCCCGCCGCAGCGTTCGACCAGATTTGTCGCTTGCTGGAATCAGGCAAGAATGTATGCTCGACCGCGTTAAGCGCGCTTGTCTACCCGCCCATCATGGATCGCCACGCGATGGATCAGCGCCTCGGCAGTGCATGCCGTAAGGGCGGTGTGTCCTTCCACGGCACCGGTATCAATCCTGGCTTCATGATGGACGTGTGGCCCATCGTCCTGGGCAGGCTGGTACGCCACATCGACACCATCTACATGACCGAAATGGTCGACATGTCCCGATATACCTCCAAACAGATCTTGACCGTCATCGGCTACGGCAAAAGGCCCGAGGAGATGAGTTTCGAGCTGCCGTTTGAGCATGCGCGCGAAAGTGCCTACTTCGGCTCCATAGCGATGCTTGCTCAGGCGGCCGGACTCGAAATCGACGACGCGACATTGTCGTGGGAAGGCTTTGCCTGCAACGAAGCCATCACCACACCAGCACTACAGGTTGAACCCGGCCACGTCGGTGCCGTTCGCGTCCGGCTGCGCGCATTCCATCAGAGCAGAATGCGGATCGAAAGCCAGATGCTCTGGACAATCGGCGAAGACGCCGCGCCCGCTGACTGGCCCTACGGCGATGGCTCCTGGAGCATCAAGATCGAGGGCGATCCCTGCCTCGAAACCCGCATCGACACCCGCACCAGTTTTGACGCCAAACAACCCGATGTGCTTATGACCGGCGCACATGCCATCAACGCCATCCCTGCAGTCGTCGCAGGTCCCGTCGGCGTGCTGACCCATCTGGACCTGCCGCTGTTCACCGGCGCCTTTTCCGCCTGA
- a CDS encoding ABC transporter substrate-binding protein, producing MSYESSAEPVKVGYLMDFTLPPGFPEEMKADFTRCFELVFEEAVEQRLMDRSVQMIYREVEGLPKGSVKAVIDAFGELVDEGCLVVFGPHITDNCVPTREAIEERFKVPAISVTGTDDWLGEWTFAFPQGSMTDEPIFIADLVAKRGLTEIGVLVEQNLIGESYLKNLRSACRGKGIRIVAEAAIAQTAQDINGAVRTLHEAKAEAIVHLGFGFGIVFINPALEAVDWDPPRFTTTAFQNAWVNPIMWNAFMGWIGVDQYDEANQVGQDFLDRYAKRYGGRRPEYCVPPVNRDVAETLLRAFTDAHPLSPRGVKEALERVKMLPAASGAPGTRVSFGKWTRRAWMGAGYLVARTLDADGLNSHLVDRFGLH from the coding sequence TAGATGCTTTGAGTTGGTCTTCGAGGAGGCCGTTGAGCAAAGGTTGATGGACCGCTCCGTGCAGATGATCTACCGCGAAGTCGAGGGGCTGCCCAAGGGCTCGGTCAAGGCGGTGATCGACGCGTTCGGTGAGCTCGTCGACGAGGGCTGCCTGGTGGTCTTCGGGCCGCACATTACCGACAACTGCGTGCCAACGCGTGAAGCGATCGAAGAGCGGTTCAAGGTCCCGGCCATCAGCGTCACCGGCACTGACGACTGGTTAGGCGAGTGGACCTTCGCCTTCCCGCAGGGGTCGATGACCGACGAACCGATCTTCATCGCGGATCTCGTGGCCAAACGCGGGCTCACCGAGATCGGAGTGCTCGTCGAGCAGAACCTGATCGGCGAGAGTTACCTGAAGAATCTGCGGAGCGCGTGTCGGGGCAAGGGTATTCGCATCGTCGCCGAGGCGGCGATCGCGCAGACAGCACAGGACATCAACGGAGCCGTGCGCACCCTGCACGAGGCGAAGGCCGAAGCGATCGTGCATCTGGGGTTCGGCTTTGGGATCGTGTTCATCAATCCCGCGCTGGAGGCGGTCGACTGGGACCCGCCGCGATTCACCACCACAGCTTTCCAGAACGCCTGGGTGAACCCGATCATGTGGAACGCGTTCATGGGATGGATCGGGGTCGACCAGTACGACGAGGCGAACCAGGTCGGCCAGGACTTCCTGGATCGCTACGCAAAGAGGTACGGCGGGCGCCGTCCCGAATACTGCGTGCCGCCGGTGAACCGGGATGTCGCGGAGACTCTGTTGCGGGCGTTCACCGACGCCCACCCGCTCAGTCCGCGCGGGGTCAAGGAGGCGCTGGAGCGGGTCAAGATGCTGCCCGCCGCCTCGGGCGCGCCAGGCACCCGGGTGTCGTTCGGCAAATGGACTCGCCGCGCGTGGATGGGCGCCGGCTATCTGGTGGCACGGACCCTCGATGCCGACGGCCTCAATTCCCACCTCGTCGACCGCTTCGGTCTGCACTAG